The following proteins are co-located in the Sandaracinaceae bacterium genome:
- a CDS encoding AraC family transcriptional regulator: MLDPLSDVLSTLRMRGALYFRAALGEPWGLSVPANVGVTRFHILVRGAAFVDTASARVAMAPGDLLLVPHGATHALRSRPTEPVVPVQDVLDELAFDGVTDLVHGGDGDTTLLVCGHFAFDDELLHPVLDVLPSLLHVPAAEGGGFGWIDAATRAVGHEMADRRPGWQAIVDRVTGVLFIHALRSALERPDAHPVIAAFADPSLGRALYAIHEAPANAWTLETLGRRAGMSRTLFAERFRAQMGMPPMAYLTRWRLQRARRDLLDSGDVVAAVAERVGYASEAAFNRAFQRAYGKPPATYRRHHEDAARARTANAASR; encoded by the coding sequence ATGCTCGACCCTCTCTCGGACGTGCTCTCGACGTTGCGCATGCGCGGCGCCCTCTACTTCCGCGCCGCGCTGGGCGAGCCGTGGGGCCTCTCCGTACCTGCGAACGTCGGGGTCACGCGCTTCCACATCCTGGTGCGCGGTGCCGCGTTCGTGGACACGGCGTCCGCTCGTGTCGCGATGGCTCCTGGCGACCTGCTGCTCGTCCCGCACGGAGCCACCCACGCGCTGCGCTCGCGACCCACCGAGCCGGTGGTCCCCGTGCAGGACGTGCTGGACGAGCTCGCGTTCGACGGCGTGACCGACCTCGTTCATGGCGGCGATGGCGACACGACGCTGCTCGTGTGCGGCCACTTCGCGTTCGACGACGAGCTGCTCCACCCCGTGCTCGACGTCCTCCCGTCGCTGCTGCACGTGCCCGCCGCGGAGGGCGGCGGGTTCGGGTGGATCGACGCCGCCACACGCGCCGTGGGTCACGAGATGGCGGACCGTAGGCCCGGCTGGCAGGCCATCGTCGACCGCGTCACCGGGGTGCTCTTCATCCACGCGCTGCGCAGCGCCCTCGAGCGTCCCGACGCGCACCCCGTCATCGCGGCGTTCGCGGACCCGAGCCTCGGTCGCGCGCTCTATGCCATCCACGAAGCGCCCGCGAACGCGTGGACGCTGGAGACGCTGGGGCGTCGCGCCGGGATGTCGCGGACGCTCTTCGCGGAGCGCTTCCGCGCGCAGATGGGCATGCCGCCCATGGCCTACCTCACGCGCTGGAGGCTGCAGCGCGCTCGGCGCGACCTGCTCGACAGCGGCGACGTCGTCGCGGCCGTCGCCGAGCGTGTGGGGTACGCGTCCGAGGCGGCGTTCAACCGCGCCTTTCAGCGTGCCTATGGGAAGCCGCCCGCGACCTATCGTCGTCATCACGAAGACGCCGCGCGAGCAAGAACGGCGAACGCGGCATCAAGGTAG
- a CDS encoding MAPEG family protein produces MTSTLSALVAAAALALLQWTPYIAQRAFLWGLGDFLRNYPEGFPAREPEPPLWAQRAKRAHLNMVESLPSFTAVVLASHVAGTPDVVTATPAFLFLVARVAYAVAYTAGVPFLRTPTYLLGWGATLYIAAQALGGGA; encoded by the coding sequence ATGACCTCGACCCTCTCCGCCCTCGTCGCCGCCGCCGCTCTCGCGCTCCTCCAGTGGACGCCGTACATCGCCCAGCGCGCGTTCCTGTGGGGGCTCGGCGACTTCCTCCGCAACTACCCCGAGGGCTTCCCGGCGCGCGAGCCCGAGCCACCGCTGTGGGCGCAACGGGCCAAGCGGGCCCACCTGAACATGGTGGAGAGCTTGCCGAGCTTCACGGCCGTCGTGCTCGCATCGCACGTCGCTGGCACGCCAGACGTGGTCACCGCCACGCCTGCGTTCCTGTTCCTCGTGGCCCGCGTCGCCTATGCGGTCGCGTACACGGCAGGCGTGCCCTTCCTGCGCACCCCCACGTACTTGCTCGGCTGGGGCGCCACGCTCTACATCGCGGCCCAGGCGCTCGGCGGTGGTGCGTGA
- a CDS encoding beta-N-acetylglucosaminidase domain-containing protein: MRTLSVLVRAVGSISLVVALACDAGAPAPFEPRWAGVIEGFYGEPYTHEARLQVIDFLAARGLDTYVYGPKDDPYHRDRWREPYPTDAASELQALVAHGTTRGVRVVLALAPGSDYAADEADEAALRAKLDQLLDMGAQSVCVLFDDVSPGSPAAEPEVQVRALRLAYDHVRARDRDATVCFIGPYYFGTAEQLASGDTPPFAFSYEHPSDAYYDAYRALPRDMPILWTGRHVIPTTITAEEARAMRRFVGRPLLVWDNVPVNDMVLTGDVFLGPWQRPGELLGATDGVLLNLMTQPRASLVMVGAAAHAMLEGSAPEAAWTTGAADVDAFLSSGDALQRLAPYYRSHPLLPDTRDAVQLAQRMETFWTDPSAANEAALREELLAAEAIAADVATLSDATLITELAPAAASVQRAAEVARAALDAVLDARNGGSPDRAALEAQRAELRTLRPQPGGHAPVPSLVQRFISDGSSVRVDVFGAFVERALEEL, from the coding sequence ATGCGAACGCTCTCCGTGCTGGTGCGGGCCGTGGGCTCCATCTCGCTGGTCGTGGCGCTGGCCTGTGACGCTGGAGCACCTGCGCCGTTCGAGCCCCGCTGGGCCGGGGTCATCGAGGGCTTCTACGGCGAGCCCTACACGCACGAGGCGCGCCTCCAGGTGATCGACTTCCTCGCGGCGCGCGGCCTCGACACGTACGTGTACGGGCCCAAGGACGACCCCTACCACCGCGACCGCTGGCGCGAGCCGTACCCCACCGACGCGGCGAGTGAGCTTCAGGCGCTGGTGGCCCACGGCACGACGCGCGGCGTGCGGGTGGTGCTCGCCCTCGCACCGGGCAGCGACTACGCCGCCGACGAAGCCGACGAGGCGGCCCTGCGCGCCAAGCTCGACCAGCTGCTCGACATGGGCGCACAGTCCGTGTGCGTGCTCTTCGACGACGTCTCGCCCGGGTCGCCGGCGGCCGAGCCCGAGGTGCAGGTGCGGGCGCTGCGCCTCGCGTACGACCACGTCCGTGCGCGTGACCGAGACGCGACCGTGTGCTTCATCGGGCCCTACTACTTTGGCACGGCAGAGCAGCTGGCGTCGGGCGACACGCCTCCCTTCGCGTTCTCCTACGAGCACCCGTCCGACGCGTACTACGACGCCTACCGCGCGCTCCCGCGCGACATGCCCATCCTGTGGACGGGGCGGCACGTGATCCCCACGACCATCACGGCCGAGGAGGCGCGCGCCATGCGGCGCTTCGTCGGGCGGCCGCTGCTGGTCTGGGACAACGTGCCGGTCAACGACATGGTGCTCACGGGCGACGTGTTCCTGGGACCGTGGCAGCGGCCAGGGGAGCTGCTCGGAGCGACCGACGGCGTGCTGCTGAACCTGATGACGCAGCCGCGCGCGAGCCTCGTCATGGTGGGCGCCGCGGCCCACGCGATGCTCGAAGGGTCCGCACCCGAAGCGGCGTGGACGACCGGAGCCGCCGACGTGGACGCGTTCCTGTCGTCGGGCGACGCGCTGCAGCGCCTCGCGCCGTACTACCGTTCGCACCCGCTGCTCCCCGACACGCGTGACGCGGTGCAGCTCGCGCAGCGCATGGAGACCTTCTGGACCGATCCGAGCGCTGCCAACGAAGCCGCCCTGCGCGAGGAGCTGCTGGCGGCCGAGGCCATCGCCGCAGATGTCGCGACGCTGTCCGACGCCACCCTGATCACGGAGCTGGCCCCCGCTGCCGCGAGCGTGCAGCGCGCCGCCGAGGTCGCGCGCGCCGCGCTGGACGCCGTGCTGGACGCGCGAAACGGCGGAAGCCCGGACCGAGCTGCCCTCGAAGCCCAGCGCGCGGAGCTCCGCACGCTCCGGCCTCAGCCGGGTGGGCACGCCCCCGTGCCGAGCCTCGTGCAGCGCTTCATCTCGGACGGCAGCTCGGTGCGTGTCGACGTGTTCGGGGCGTTCGTGGAGCGGGCGCTCGAGGAGCTCTGA
- a CDS encoding Rieske 2Fe-2S domain-containing protein, whose translation MQRPVRVASYSALEDRAPAYALVADVDLVVIRYDDAVSVLYGRCLHRGALMSDGHVQGENLICGLHGWDYRLDTGVSAYDNREALHRFSARVDHDHDAVWVDEAEVRAFAAEHPQPYDRKTYLGLYQDPHGAPEEPFNGYIQGLARDGLRETGHHGAAAAMGVPLTELPRWSDVQLLTAQLAVRPLQEDELVDTKLVIGPRARRPLELAIPLFVSDMSYGALSEEAKVALAKGAELAGTGICSGEGGMLPDEQASNGRYFYELASAKFGWDIEKVKRVQAFHFKGGQGAKTGTGGHLPGKKVSAKIAAVRGLEPGQPAISPPTFEDLHTVDDFKRVAEEVREVSGGIPVGFKLSAQHIERDIDFALDVGADYIILDGRGGATGAAPLIFRDNISVPTMVALARARRHLDVRNAADVTLIITGGLRTEADFVKALALGADGVAVSNAALQAIGCLGMRACHTNNCPVGIATQRDHLRARLEIDKSAERLARFFEATVELMQVLARACGHHALRDFALSDLTTWKRDIADLTGVSYGGVTP comes from the coding sequence ATGCAGCGACCCGTGCGCGTCGCGTCGTACTCCGCGCTCGAGGACCGCGCGCCCGCTTATGCGCTCGTAGCGGACGTGGACCTGGTGGTGATCCGCTACGACGACGCGGTGAGCGTGCTCTATGGGCGCTGCTTGCACCGTGGCGCCCTCATGTCCGACGGGCACGTGCAGGGGGAGAACCTCATCTGCGGTCTGCACGGCTGGGACTACCGCTTGGACACGGGGGTGAGCGCGTACGACAACCGCGAGGCGCTGCACAGGTTCTCTGCGCGCGTGGACCACGACCATGACGCCGTGTGGGTCGATGAGGCCGAGGTGCGCGCGTTCGCGGCGGAGCACCCGCAGCCCTACGACCGCAAGACGTACCTGGGGCTGTACCAAGACCCCCACGGCGCGCCCGAGGAGCCCTTCAACGGGTACATCCAGGGGCTCGCCCGCGATGGGCTGCGCGAGACGGGCCACCACGGCGCGGCCGCCGCGATGGGCGTCCCGCTGACCGAGCTGCCGCGTTGGTCCGACGTGCAGCTCCTGACCGCGCAGCTGGCCGTGCGTCCGCTGCAGGAAGACGAGCTCGTGGACACGAAGTTGGTCATCGGGCCGCGCGCGCGCCGACCGCTCGAGCTGGCCATCCCCCTGTTCGTGAGCGACATGAGCTACGGGGCGCTGAGCGAGGAGGCCAAGGTGGCGCTGGCGAAGGGCGCCGAGCTCGCCGGCACGGGCATCTGCAGCGGCGAGGGCGGCATGCTGCCCGATGAGCAGGCGAGCAACGGTCGCTACTTCTACGAGCTGGCGTCGGCCAAGTTCGGCTGGGACATCGAGAAGGTGAAGCGCGTGCAGGCCTTCCACTTCAAGGGCGGGCAGGGCGCGAAGACCGGCACGGGGGGGCACCTCCCCGGCAAGAAGGTGAGCGCGAAGATCGCGGCCGTGCGCGGCCTCGAGCCCGGGCAGCCCGCCATCAGCCCGCCGACGTTCGAGGACCTGCACACGGTGGACGACTTCAAGCGCGTGGCCGAAGAGGTGCGCGAGGTCTCGGGGGGCATCCCCGTGGGCTTCAAGCTCAGCGCGCAGCACATCGAGCGGGACATCGACTTCGCGCTCGACGTGGGGGCGGACTACATCATCCTCGACGGACGCGGTGGCGCGACGGGGGCGGCGCCGCTCATCTTCCGGGACAACATCTCGGTGCCCACCATGGTCGCGTTGGCGCGGGCGCGACGGCACCTCGACGTGCGCAATGCTGCGGACGTCACGCTCATCATCACGGGCGGGCTGCGCACCGAGGCCGACTTCGTGAAGGCCCTCGCCCTGGGCGCGGACGGCGTGGCCGTGTCCAACGCGGCGCTGCAGGCCATCGGCTGCCTGGGCATGCGCGCGTGCCACACCAACAACTGCCCGGTGGGCATTGCCACGCAGCGCGATCACCTGCGCGCGCGCCTCGAGATCGACAAGTCGGCGGAGCGCCTGGCGCGCTTCTTCGAGGCCACGGTAGAGCTGATGCAGGTCCTCGCGCGGGCCTGCGGGCACCACGCGCTGCGCGACTTCGCGCTGTCGGATCTCACGACGTGGAAGCGAGACATCGCGGACCTGACGGGCGTGTCCTACGGCGGCGTGACGCCCTAG
- a CDS encoding alkaline phosphatase D family protein, which yields MMNIQVRVPALFALCAVLASPLSTSGCEERVIPVTQASMCQEVVLPAVNVARGPFTLEGFPLLHPEVDDEGVVRFRAPSVLRETELTLHDRRGTLVQRVVVSPDASQVDDALGLVPGCGPFAHGVASGDPAPERVYLWTRVTPSNASQAEEVRWEVAESLAFTTRVAEGAVMAEPSADHTVQVEVTGLQPGRTYYYRFTSAAGERSELGRTRTTPTDASVGVRLGVISCSSIYSGYFNAYQRLAERDDLDAIVHLGDYLYDFVDDEERVRVPVPEPAVPDDVVTWRARHAYYLSDPNLRAARAAMPWVMIWDNHDLDQRALDFGGGLAAYREWNAISPPRVGDADSIGYRTLSFGPLLDIIITDVLLHRGEGNVAGTEEPSILGETQFAWLTGEIERSQAVWRVIGSQKIVAPIEGGLALLGGSTWDAYEASRAQLFGFLADGGHSDNVFISGDAHITVASDLPDPREGAPTYDPATGAGSVGVELMPGSISRGNVDESVNGVMSLVNALDRGARSSNPQFAFLDLVRHGYGLLHVTAEQMRAELWYSPILEVSDSEELGGALEVHRGENHWRRPVELPATPDTP from the coding sequence ATGATGAACATACAGGTGCGCGTCCCCGCGCTCTTCGCCCTGTGCGCGGTCCTGGCCTCTCCCCTGAGCACCTCGGGGTGCGAGGAACGTGTCATCCCGGTGACCCAAGCGAGCATGTGCCAAGAGGTCGTGCTGCCCGCGGTGAACGTGGCGCGTGGCCCCTTCACGCTCGAAGGCTTCCCCCTGCTCCACCCAGAGGTCGACGACGAAGGCGTGGTGCGCTTCCGCGCGCCGTCCGTGCTGCGCGAGACCGAGCTGACGCTGCACGACCGCCGCGGCACGCTCGTGCAGCGCGTGGTGGTCTCCCCGGACGCGAGCCAGGTGGACGACGCGCTCGGGCTGGTACCCGGCTGTGGTCCGTTCGCGCACGGCGTGGCTTCGGGCGACCCGGCGCCCGAGCGCGTCTACCTCTGGACCCGCGTGACGCCGAGCAACGCGTCGCAGGCCGAAGAGGTGCGCTGGGAGGTTGCCGAGTCGCTCGCCTTCACGACGCGGGTGGCGGAGGGCGCCGTCATGGCGGAGCCGAGCGCGGACCACACCGTGCAGGTCGAGGTGACGGGGCTTCAGCCGGGGCGCACATACTACTACCGCTTCACCAGCGCCGCCGGTGAGCGCTCCGAGCTCGGTCGCACACGCACCACGCCAACGGACGCGAGCGTCGGGGTGCGGCTCGGGGTGATCTCCTGCAGCAGCATCTACTCGGGCTACTTCAACGCCTACCAGCGGCTCGCCGAGCGGGACGACCTCGACGCCATCGTCCACCTCGGGGACTACCTCTACGACTTCGTCGACGACGAGGAGCGCGTGCGCGTGCCGGTCCCCGAGCCCGCCGTGCCCGACGACGTGGTGACCTGGCGCGCCCGCCACGCCTACTACCTCAGCGACCCCAACCTGCGTGCGGCGCGGGCCGCCATGCCATGGGTGATGATCTGGGACAACCACGACCTCGACCAGCGGGCGCTCGACTTCGGTGGTGGTCTCGCAGCGTACCGAGAGTGGAACGCGATCAGCCCACCGCGTGTCGGCGACGCTGACTCCATCGGCTATCGCACGCTGAGCTTCGGCCCCCTGCTGGACATCATCATCACGGACGTGTTGCTGCACCGCGGCGAGGGCAACGTCGCTGGCACCGAGGAGCCCAGCATCCTCGGTGAGACCCAGTTCGCGTGGCTCACGGGAGAGATCGAGCGCTCGCAGGCGGTCTGGCGGGTCATCGGCTCGCAGAAGATCGTCGCGCCCATCGAAGGTGGCCTCGCGCTGCTGGGTGGCTCCACATGGGACGCGTACGAAGCCTCACGCGCGCAGCTGTTCGGCTTCCTCGCGGACGGCGGCCACAGCGACAACGTGTTCATCAGCGGCGACGCCCACATCACCGTCGCCAGCGACCTGCCCGACCCGCGCGAAGGCGCACCGACGTACGACCCGGCCACCGGCGCGGGCTCGGTCGGGGTCGAGCTAATGCCCGGCAGCATCAGCCGCGGCAACGTCGACGAGTCCGTCAACGGCGTGATGAGCCTGGTGAACGCCCTCGACCGCGGCGCGCGCAGCAGCAACCCGCAGTTCGCGTTCCTGGACCTGGTGCGCCACGGCTATGGGCTGCTGCACGTGACGGCCGAGCAGATGCGCGCGGAGCTGTGGTACTCGCCCATCCTGGAGGTCAGCGACAGTGAAGAGCTGGGGGGCGCGCTCGAGGTGCATCGCGGGGAGAACCACTGGCGCCGCCCCGTAGAGCTGCCGGCCACGCCCGACACCCCGTGA
- the groL gene encoding chaperonin GroEL (60 kDa chaperone family; promotes refolding of misfolded polypeptides especially under stressful conditions; forms two stacked rings of heptamers to form a barrel-shaped 14mer; ends can be capped by GroES; misfolded proteins enter the barrel where they are refolded when GroES binds) produces the protein MAAKQILFDASAQKRILAGVDALANAVKVTLGPKGRNVLLEKSFGAPRVTKDGVSVAKEIELSCKFENMGAQMVKEVASKTNDVAGDGTTTATVLAQSIYREGARMVAAGHNPMEIKRGIDAAVGALTTEIARIAKKVKGTEEIVQVGTVSANGNEEVGEMLAKAMAKVGEEGVITIEEAKGLESELEVVEGMQFDRGYLSPYFVTNQEKMQVILEDAYILINEKKISSMKDLIPVLEAVARAQKPLVIIAEDIEGEALAALVVNKLRGALNVAAVKAPGFGDRRKAMLQDIAVLTGAEVISEDLGMQLENVTLSSLGHAKTITMDKDNTTIVGGKGKKADITGRVEQIRREIENTTSDYDREKLQERLAKLAGGVAVIKVGAASEIEMKEKKDLVEDALNATRAAVEEGVVPGGGVALIRAQAALDKLELSPEQMVGVTIIRRAIEEPLRQIAANAGHEASVVVNEVRKAKGGNGFNARTEVYEDLLKAGVIDPAKVVRTALQNAGSVAGLMLTTQALIAEEPEKDDGGAAAAAGMGGMGGMGGMGGMGF, from the coding sequence ATGGCTGCAAAGCAGATTCTTTTTGATGCAAGCGCGCAGAAGCGCATCCTGGCCGGCGTCGACGCCCTGGCGAACGCCGTCAAGGTCACCCTGGGCCCCAAGGGCCGCAACGTCCTGCTCGAGAAGAGCTTCGGCGCGCCCCGCGTCACCAAGGACGGCGTCTCGGTTGCCAAGGAGATCGAGCTCTCCTGCAAGTTCGAGAACATGGGCGCCCAGATGGTGAAGGAGGTCGCCTCCAAGACCAACGACGTCGCGGGCGACGGCACCACCACCGCCACCGTCCTGGCGCAGTCCATCTACCGTGAGGGCGCGCGCATGGTCGCCGCCGGGCACAACCCGATGGAGATCAAGCGCGGCATCGACGCCGCCGTTGGCGCGCTCACCACCGAGATCGCCCGCATCGCCAAGAAGGTCAAGGGCACCGAGGAGATCGTCCAGGTCGGCACCGTGTCCGCCAACGGCAACGAAGAGGTCGGCGAGATGCTGGCCAAGGCCATGGCGAAGGTCGGCGAAGAGGGCGTCATCACCATCGAAGAGGCCAAGGGGCTCGAGAGCGAGCTCGAGGTCGTCGAGGGCATGCAGTTCGACCGCGGCTACCTCTCGCCGTACTTCGTCACCAACCAGGAGAAGATGCAGGTCATCCTGGAGGACGCCTACATCCTCATCAACGAGAAGAAGATCTCGTCGATGAAGGACCTCATCCCGGTGCTCGAGGCCGTGGCGCGCGCGCAGAAGCCGCTCGTCATCATCGCCGAGGACATCGAGGGCGAGGCCCTGGCGGCCCTGGTGGTCAACAAGCTGCGCGGCGCGCTCAACGTGGCCGCCGTCAAGGCGCCGGGCTTCGGCGACCGCCGCAAGGCCATGCTGCAGGACATCGCGGTGCTCACCGGCGCCGAGGTCATCAGCGAGGACCTGGGCATGCAGCTCGAGAACGTGACGCTCAGCTCGCTGGGTCACGCCAAGACCATCACGATGGACAAGGACAACACCACCATCGTGGGCGGTAAGGGCAAGAAGGCCGACATCACCGGTCGCGTCGAGCAGATCCGCCGCGAGATCGAGAACACCACCAGCGACTACGATCGCGAGAAGCTCCAGGAGCGTCTGGCGAAGCTCGCCGGTGGCGTGGCCGTCATCAAGGTCGGCGCCGCGAGCGAGATCGAGATGAAGGAGAAGAAGGACCTGGTCGAGGACGCGCTCAACGCGACCCGCGCCGCGGTCGAAGAGGGCGTCGTGCCCGGTGGCGGCGTCGCGCTCATCCGTGCGCAGGCCGCGCTCGACAAGCTGGAGCTCTCGCCCGAGCAGATGGTGGGCGTCACCATCATCCGCCGCGCCATCGAGGAGCCCCTGCGTCAGATCGCCGCCAACGCGGGCCACGAGGCTTCCGTGGTGGTCAACGAGGTGCGCAAGGCCAAGGGCGGCAACGGCTTCAACGCCCGCACCGAGGTCTACGAGGATCTGCTCAAGGCTGGCGTCATCGACCCCGCCAAGGTGGTCCGCACCGCGCTGCAGAACGCCGGCTCCGTGGCTGGCCTGATGCTCACCACGCAGGCGCTCATCGCCGAGGAGCCCGAGAAGGACGACGGCGGCGCTGCCGCGGCGGCCGGCATGGGCGGCATGGGTGGTATGGGCGGCATGGGCGGCATGGGCTTCTGA
- the groES gene encoding co-chaperone GroES, translating into MKIRPLQDRVLLERVEEEKKTKGGIIIPDTAKEKPIEAKIVAVGNGAVGDDGKVRALTVKKGDRVLFGKYSGTEVKLDGKDYIIMRESDILAILD; encoded by the coding sequence ATGAAGATCCGACCCCTACAGGATCGCGTGCTCCTGGAGCGCGTGGAAGAAGAGAAGAAGACCAAAGGCGGCATCATCATCCCCGACACCGCCAAGGAGAAGCCCATCGAGGCGAAGATCGTGGCGGTAGGGAATGGTGCCGTGGGCGACGACGGCAAGGTCCGCGCGCTGACCGTGAAGAAGGGCGACCGCGTCCTCTTCGGCAAGTACTCGGGCACCGAAGTGAAGCTCGACGGCAAGGACTACATCATCATGCGCGAGTCGGACATTCTCGCGATTCTCGACTGA
- a CDS encoding nucleoside deaminase, translated as MRAAMAQAALAADQGEVPVGAVAVRAGEIIAVGRNLRERSQDPTAHAELIALRAAAARLGTFRLDDVCMYVTLEPCPMCAGAMVNGRVRRVVWGADDPKAGATRTLYQLGDDPRLNHRFEGVGGVLAGECAEQLSSFFRALRARQKGEPAASR; from the coding sequence ATGCGCGCCGCAATGGCTCAGGCCGCGCTGGCCGCGGACCAAGGCGAGGTGCCAGTGGGCGCCGTGGCGGTGCGGGCGGGCGAGATCATCGCGGTGGGGCGCAACCTGCGGGAGCGCAGCCAGGACCCCACGGCCCACGCCGAGCTCATCGCGCTGCGGGCCGCCGCCGCGCGCCTGGGCACCTTCCGCCTCGACGACGTGTGCATGTACGTGACGCTCGAGCCCTGCCCCATGTGCGCCGGGGCGATGGTCAACGGGCGCGTGCGGCGTGTGGTGTGGGGCGCGGACGACCCGAAGGCCGGCGCGACGCGCACCCTCTATCAGCTCGGAGACGACCCCCGCCTCAATCACCGCTTCGAGGGGGTCGGCGGGGTGCTGGCCGGCGAGTGCGCCGAGCAGCTCTCGTCGTTCTTTCGGGCCCTGCGGGCGCGACAGAAGGGCGAGCCAGCGGCTTCGCGTTGA